The following proteins are encoded in a genomic region of Sesamum indicum cultivar Zhongzhi No. 13 linkage group LG8, S_indicum_v1.0, whole genome shotgun sequence:
- the LOC105167577 gene encoding anthocyanidin 3-O-glucosyltransferase 2-like, protein MLAEAEAEAESEAHLQLVLIPWPVMGHVQIVEFAKLIITRQYLLLPGKTLSITVLLMKLPDYIDTVSSSFADLLSTGPATCRLNFFHLPPTNPAPEWSSRTRGYFIHNLVLSQKLNVANFLQSRKAAVAGLVVDMLCTTMIDVAEELGVPSYVFFTSPASFLGAMLHCQTLHDEINQDVAELRNAESEVLVPSFAKPVPPEVLSLVLVDKHLWLDRFLHYARDYRKAKGIIINTFIELEPHALNSFSVLDSAYGSKQVPPIYPVGPILNQGPSLNSHEGASGILKWLDDQPSCSVVLVCFGSQGSLNEDQVRELATGLEKSGSRFLWSLRRQSPKDKGASFPSEYTRYEDVLPEGFLERTAKTGKVVGWVPQLDVLSHPAVGGFVSHCGWNSVLESLWCGVPIATWPLHAEQQMNAFQLVRELGLAVEITLSYHERSENGTVVAAGEIERGIREVMEGGSEVRKRVKEMKEKSRMSVVEGGSSYLSFKKLIDHMMTNISSNN, encoded by the exons ATGCTGGCGGAGGCGGAGGCGGAGGCGGAGTCTGAAGCTCATCTGCAGCTGGTTCTCATCCCATGGCCGGTGATGGGCCACGTTCAAATCGTGGAGTTCGCCAAGCTCATCATCACCCGTCAATACCTTCTCCTTCCTG GTAAAACCCTTTCGATCACCGTGCTCCTCATGAAGCTTCCCGACTACATCGACACCGTGAGCAGCTCCTTCGCCGATTTACTCTCCACTGGCCCCGCCACCTGTCGTCTCAACTTCTTCCACCTCCCCCCGACCAATCCAGCCCCCGAATGGAGCTCCAGAACCCGCGGATACTTCATCCACAACCTCGTATTAAGCCAAAAATTAAACGTTGCAAATTTCCTCCAATCACGCAAGGCGGCCGTAGCCGGCCTAGTAGTCGACATGTTGTGCACCACCATGATCGATGTCGCGGAGGAGTTGGGGGTTCCCTCCTACGTGTTTTTCACTTCTCCGGCGAGTTTCCTCGGCGCAATGCTGCATTGCCAGACCCTCCATGATGAAATAAACCAGGACGTGGCCGAGCTGAGGAATGCAGAGTCTGAGGTTTTGGTCCCGAGTTTTGCCAAACCCGTCCCGCCGGAAGTCCTGTCTTTGGTCCTGGTGGACAAGCATTTGTGGCTGGACAGGTTCCTTCACTACGCTCGTGATTATAGGAAAGCTAAGGGCATAATCATCAACACATTCATTGAGCTGGAACCTCATGCGCTCAACTCTTTTTCAGTACTAGACTCAGCATATGGCTCCAAACAGGTCCCTCCGATTTACCCAGTCGGCCCGATTCTGAACCAGGGGCCGTCTCTCAATTCCCATGAAGGCGCATCAGGAATTCTCAAATGGTTGGACGACCAACCTTCATGTTCAGTGGTACTCGTGTGCTTCGGGAGCCAGGGGAGTTTGAACGAAGACCAAGTGCGAGAGCTGGCAACTGGGCTGGAGAAGAGCGGAAGCCGTTTCCTCTGGTCCCTCCGCCGACAATCACCAAAGGACAAAGGAGCAAGTTTCCCGAGCGAGTACACCAGATATGAAGACGTCTTGCCTGAGGGATTCCTCGAAAGGACTGCCAAAACCGGGAAGGTCGTGGGGTGGGTACCCCAGCTGGACGTGCTGTCGCATCCAGCAGTGGGGGGATTCGTCTCGCACTGCGGATGGAACTCAGTGCTGGAGAGCCTGTGGTGCGGGGTGCCCATTGCGACGTGGCCTCTGCATGCAGAGCAGCAGATGAACGCCTTCCAGCTGGTGAGGGAGTTGGGGTTGGCGGTGGAGATTACACTGAGCTATCACGAGAGGAGCGAGAATGGGACGGTGGTGGCGGCCGGAGAAATAGAAAGGGGAATTAGGGAAGTGATGGAGGGTGGGAGTGAGGTGAGGAAGAGAGTGAAGGAGATGAAGGAAAAGAGCAGGATGAGTGTGGTTGAAGGTGGATCTTCTTACCTTTCTTTCAAGAAACTTATTGACCATATGATGACCAATATCtctagtaataattaa
- the LOC105167442 gene encoding uncharacterized protein LOC105167442, with product MSPISSDGAPLPLAMVIEYLESSMSTELLGKFPDNSAFDFNYSQSSIWSPLLPRPPRDSDAGGLDLSRKLSFGDGGGVGFLENTKKVAARIKRKFTDAVLQNISRCRKMKRRKRKSFGFSPVPSSSRRLSSSSPSPKAWAKVMKAAAKHFKKKKNKKKDSNLHLDDLSNHFTDGNL from the exons ATGTCTCCAATCTCCAGCGATGGAGCTCCACTTCCACTGGCAATGGTGATCGAGTATCTCGAATCGTCCATGTCAACAGAGCTCCTCGGCAAGTTCCCAGACAATTCTGCCTTCGATTTCAACTACTCCCAGAGCTCCATCTGGTCCCCCCTGCTGCCCCGGCCACCGCGTGACTCCGACGCCGGCGGCCTTGATCTCTCCAGGAAGCTGTCGTTTGGTGACGGTGGTGGGGTGGGGTTCCTGGAAAATACCAAGAAAGTTGCTGCCAGGATCAAGCGGAAATTCACCGACGCCGTGCTTCAGAATATCAGCAGATGCCGGAAGATGaagaggagaaagagaaagtcCTTCGGCTTTTCTCCGGTCCCATCTTCTTCCCGACGGTTGTCTTCCTCTTCCCCGAGTCCAAAG GCATGGGCTAAAGTGATGAAAGCAGCTGCTAagcatttcaagaaaaagaaaaacaagaagaaagacTCAAATCTTCATTTGGATGATCTCTCCAACCATTTCACAGATGGGAACTTGTGA